GTTTCTTCTAATCGAAACGCCTGTGGCTTGTTGTGAAAACAGTTCTACAAGCTAAATATGTATAAATTTCATAAATAAAGAGGtgtgtttttaacatgggagttgCATTGTTGTCACAGTtgctttaatttttgttttctgttgagtGTTGACATGCTGTCAGATTTCATTTTGAgtaaaggaaaaatgaagttGAATTATCTGTCATTGCATTGTATCTGATTTCTtctttaattacacatttattttcagaaacaaaaatgaCTCACTGCGTTCTAGTAGCAGCTTTATTCGAGTCCTCAAGCTGATTTTGGTGCTGGATCCATAAGAAATACTGTGCTGGTCTTACTGTGACAGAATAAAAGAGATCACTGTTAgccagaaatatttgttttactgCCTGTGAAGTTGTTTGTATGAAGAACAAATGAtagaaaatcaataaagaaataaagaacagaTTGTTGTCAAAGTTGACCTGAAAGATTCAAATTTAAAGACCACTAACAGTTCATTTAACTACCAAacgtaaaaagtttaaattagcTTCTGACGTTGATGCACTTCATGGTGTTTTAGAGACAGTTCAGGTGTATAACACAATAATTCAAGATAATTTTTTAGTGTTGGATTtaccaataaaaaaacagtaatgtcAGTTATGGTTTCAGCACTAAATggacttttgttcattttcagacaattttcttatttatgtgcaAACAGTGACGAGGTTCTGTCAACACCAGCTGTTTAATGGTTCGTCGGGTAAATGTTTTCACTGACGACGTATGAAACTGGAAACAGACCTTCTaatctgtaaaacaaaaatggcaTGAGGTGGATAAGGCAGCTGTTAAAGACTGTGTATTTCAGCATCTAAGAATTTCTtcacataaaaccacagaaaaagcAGCGGGTACGGTAAAACATAGAATCATGCTTAAGTACATTACTattcttctattctattctattctattctattctacagtcatttagcagatgcttttatccaaagcgacttacatttgagaggaagaacagcacaagcaagaattcaaacaagatggacgtcatcatgaagtggtagtcagactgctggagtccaggtggaccaggtgctgcaTGTAGTGCTGGAGGCGGTGCATATAaattttttatatgtataattttttgtaagtcattttgtttaaacacaagatcacaaattcaccatcttggacataagtgcacacagcttcttcagtacttggttgagccaaagagctggacaaatctttctaactcattctgagtagaagagttaagctaagtgtggaaatgctccttaaacaactgagtctttagcttgcttttaaaagtggataaggactctgcggatcggacggagtttggtagatggttccaccaccggggaacaacagaggagaagagtctagatACTGATGTgacgccaccttgtggtgggagcactaggcgtctttcgctggcagatcgtaactgtggagagggagtgtagctctggattaaggagtggaggtagaccggagccgtttgggttattgttttgtgagccagaagcagagctttgaatttgatgagctgaaactggaagccagtggagagcaatagcagcggagtgacatgagctcttttgggctggttgaagaccagacgtgctgctgcgttctggatcatctgcagaggtttaactgagcatgcaggcaggccagccagtaaggagttgcagtagttaatgagtgaaatgaccagagcctggaccaggagctgggccgtgtgttcagggagggtctgatcctcctgatgttgtagagaacAAAAATTACAAGTCTCTTATGTACCTCTCCTGTCAGCCATTGATGAGGTCGAAGAGATCGTAGTTCTGAGTGGTGGAAGTTGAAGTTGCGACCCTTCATTTGTGAGGGCGGCAACAATTCTTCACTAAAATCAGacattaaaacggttaaaaaaCTGTTCAGTTCATTAGAGAGCACCAGGTCAGACCTTGTATTCAGGGAGACATGACATCTCTTTGGTTGCATCCCCATCATGGAGCTCACCCCCTCCCACACGGGGCGAGAGCACTGAGCATGCTCTCCACCTTCTCCTTGTACCTTTGCTCAGGAAGCTTTCTGGctgactttttttctgtttaagatTTAAACCCCAGACACGCTGACAGCTGATTATTGttgctttggtttgtttaatcATGAATCCACCAGACAGCAAGAAGTAACGGAATAAATCTGGTTTACAGGGTTTGGTTCGTGCCTGAAGTCGTGTAAATAAGAAGCCCATCAGATGGCGGCGGTAGTCGGGTCCGCTCTAAGTTCAGATGGAAACTTGATATAAACGCTCTGTTTAAAACCTCCGCCACACaacttatttaataaattatatacaCACATCATCAGAGCAGTTTTATTTTGACCCTTTGACACCTGCAGTTTATTATAAGCCCCGCCTACTCAGAAATGTTCATGCTGCAGACACTGAAACAAGACTGATTAAACGCTGATATTTCAGTCAGAATTTAAGCAGAAATGAACATTTCTGAGCCCACACCAACACTGAATGAACAGCTTCTGTCTGCAGATGGTTTTATGTACACAGTAAATAACTGTGGTGGTGACCCTCGTCctgtttctgtctttatctCTCAGAGATGCCGAAGGTTTCATTGAAGAAGTGGAAAtcagctctgacctccatcATCGAGGAACTGGATGAGTCCCAGTACAAAAAGATGCTGTTATTTCTGAAAAAAGTCCCTAAAGGTCAGAAGACCGGCAAAGTGTTAGAAGACATGGTGGAAAAAATCATTGAGTGCTACGGAGAAAGGAAATCCATCACTGTGATCAAACGTGTGATGGACAAGATTCCCAGGAAGGacgctgcagtgcagggccggCTGAAACCCTTTCTGGTCctggaaaaagaggagaaaaaaagaggtgaattaATCTGGTAATCTGGTTTCATGTTGTTGCTTTACTGGATTTTTAACGAATGTGTAGTAGTGATATAACCTGGAAGCAGAGTCTGCTGCTAGTGGAGAGGTTTCACTCTGTCTGCAACCCTGTTCTGTTCTGAGACTCTAATCTACTCTCTATTCTACTCTCATCTCGGCTGAATTATTGTCTCTAGGACTGGGATCAGTTCTAGTCTGGCTCTGGTTTATCAAAACCAGCATGTTTTAATTAAGAAAGAACTAGTAAATAGAACATATTTAATATTAGTTAAATATGAAACAATGGAGGAAACCCCGCCCCCCACTGGGACCCGGTCTGAGGTTGTAGGTGTTGCTCTGCAGGTTCAGGACACACTGGTCACTATACGTCCTGTAAAACCAGCTGATGAGGTAAAATAGGACTTTTAGTGGAAGAGGAGTGTTTTCTTTGGGTCATTGtagtttaactttattaaattgTGTTTGCAGGGTCGAGGAAGAAGAGCAGAGCGAGTTGGTCACCTTTAAGTAACCTGGAACTGAATGCTGCAGCAGGTCAGTTAAAGGAAACGAATGTCCACTCTTCTGTTATGATCCGTCTTGCAGCATAATCTGAGCCTCTGAGAAAACTTTCCCATCAAAGGTCCTTATCGTCAGGCtctggtgggaggaagctgaggTCCAGACGAGGTAACTGTCCATGTACAGGTGCTCGTAATAAAATTactatatcatgaaaaagttgttttatttcagtaattccattcaaaaagtgaaacttgtataatgtagacattcattcctcacagactgaaatatttaaatgtttagttcttttaattttgatgattataactgacaactaatgaaaaccccaaattcaatattccagaaaattagaatattacttaaGACTGATGGAAAACAAGGATTTCTAGAAACATGGCCAACTGAAAAGTAGgagcatggaaagtatgaacatggaaagtatgaacataaaaagtatgaacatggaaaatatgaacatggaaagtatgaacataaaagtatgaacataaaagtatgaacataaaaagtatgaacataaaaagtatgaacataaaaagtatgaacataaaagtatgaacatggaaagtatgaacataaaagtatgaacatggaaagtatgaacataaaagtatgaacatggaaagtatgaacataaaaagtatgaacatggaaagtatgaacataaaaagtatgaacatggaaagtatgaacataaaagtatgaacatggaaagtatgaacataaaagtatgaacatggaaagtatgaacataaaaagtatgaacatggaacatatgaacatgtaaagtatgaacataaaaagtatgaacatggaaagtatgaacacaaaaagtatgaacatggaacatatgaacatgtaaagtatgaacataaaaagtagGAACATGGAacatatgaacatgaaaagtatgaacataaaaagtatgaacatggaaagtatgaacataaaaagtatgaacatggaacatatgaacatgtaaagtatgaacataaaaagtatgaacatggaacatatgaacatgtaaagtatgaacataaaaagtatgaacatggaacatatgaacatgtaaagtatgaacataaaaagtatgaacatgtaaagtatgaacataaaaagtatgaacataaaaagtatgaacataaaaagtatgaacataaaaagtatgaacatggaacaTATGAACatgtatgaacataaaaagtatgaacatggaacatatgaacatgtaaagtatgaacataaaaagtatgaacatggaaagtatgaacataaaaagtatgaacatggaacatatgaacatgtaaagtatgaacataaaaagtatgaacatggaacaTATGAACATGGAACatatgaacatgtaaagtatgaacataaaaagtatgaacataaaaagtatgaacataaaaagtatgaacatggaacatatgaacatgtaaagtatgaacataaaaagtatgaacatggaacatatgaacatgtaaagtatgaacataaaaagtatgaacatggaacatatgaacatgtaaagtatgaacataaaaagtatgaacatggaacatatgaacatgtaaagtatgaacataaaaagtatgaacatgtaaagtatgaacataaaaagtatgaacataaaaagtatgaacataaaaagtatgaacatggaacaTATGAACatgtatgaacataaaaagtatgaacatggaacatatgaacatgtaaagtatgaacataaaaagtatgaacatggaacatatgaacatgtaaagtatgaacataaaaagtatgaacatggaacatatgaacatgtaaagtatgaacataaaaagtatgaacatgtaaagtatgaacataaaaagtatgaacatgtaaagtatgaacataaaaagtatgaacataaaaagtatgaacataaaaagtatgaacataaaaagtatgaacatggaaagtatgaacataaaaagtatgaacatggaacatatgaacatgtaaagtatgaacataaaaagtatgaacatggaacatatgaacatgtaaagtatgaacataaaaagtatgaacatggaacaTATGAACatgtatgaacataaaaagtatgaacataaaaagtatgaacataaaaagtatgaacatggaaagtatgaacataaaaagtatgaacataaaaagtatgaacataaaaagtatgaacataaaaagtatgaacatggaacatatgaacatgtaaagtatgaacataaaaagtatgaacatggaaagtatgaacataaaaagtatgaacatggaacatatgaacatgtaaagtatgaacataaaaagtatgaacatggaaagtatgaacataaaaagtatgaacatggaacatatgaacatgaaaagtatgaacataaaaagtatgaacatggaaagtatgaacatgtaaagtatgaacataaaaagtatgaacatggaaagtatgaacataaaaagtatgaacatggaacatatgaacatgtaaagtatgaacataaaaagtatgaacatggaaagtatgaacataaaaagtatgaacatggaacatatgaacatgaaaagtatgaacataaaaagtatgaacatggaacatatgaacatgtaaagtatgaacataaaaagtatgaacatggaaagtatgaacataaaaagtatgaacatggaacatatgaacatgaaaagtatgaacataaaaagtatgaacatggaaagtatgaacatgtaaagtatgaacataaaaagtatgaacatggaaagtatgaacatggaaagtatgaacataaaaagtaggaacatggaaagtatgaacataaaaagtatgaacatggaacaTATGAACATGTACAGCACTCAGTACTTAGTCGGGCTCCTTTTGGCTGAATTCCTGCAGCACGCGGCctggagtccatcagtctgtggctcTGCTCAGATGATATAAGAGCCCAGTttgctctgatagtggccttcagctcttctgcactGAAGCAccgactccagctgcagtccactctttgtgaatctaccccacatttttgaatggttTTTGTTccacaatcctctccagggtgcggttatccctattgcttgtacactttttttctaccacatcttttccttctcttcGCCTCTATTAATGTGCTGATGGAAAACGATGTTCTTCAAATCTGAATCAAGACTCGGATGTCACGCGACTGTTCTATATCGAGCTCAAATGGAACAATGTTTACCACATTTTCACAAAGTAAAAattctgtaatttattaaataattattgtttGCTGGGTTGGCAGAAGCTCTCCTAACGGCCGGTTATTTGCAGTCTTGCCtcatgtatgtgagtgtgttgtCTGGAAATGGAAGGAAGCAGATCAGCTGTCTGGGGTCACTCCAGCTTGTTGGcacgtttttcttttataaacttTTGTGCAAACGTAGCTCCAGTCGCTCGGCGTGACTcacccctccctctcctgtcgATCCTTGAATCATTACGTgactgtcggtgatcagctgatcggcttttctgtcccAGCGTCTCTCTTGtagtttgtttatcgttcagctcatgttgaggaggaggaaactagcaagATGTTTATGCAAAACTTTAGCCCATTTCAGTTACATAGCCTTTTATTTACTGATTGAGGTTTGCTGGTGACAGCCGTAAAATCTGCTGTCCATAACACAGCCacatggaccaggttcagatatctaacgagtgtcaagattaaacaagaggatgtcttctctaaattattggtgctgtgcagatgttggacaGGCAGGTTTATATATTAggagccatgaatgtggtgagtggaaattatgaacaggttctgaaattcaaatcagagcaggacctttCTCTAACCAGGTGGTGGACAGGTGATGGGACTTACTGTATATACAGGGACAGGgacagaaaagttttgatgagagggccaggcaggggcactaaCCAGGAAAAGGATGGCACAAATGAGAATTTTTTAAGGCCTAAATTTTACCAAATAATGATCTGggtgctcatttataaaactctgcGTAGGATTCCTACTAAAAGTGGACGTCCGCCAAGAATCCAGAGTTTGCGTAAGcaacaaaatattctgatttataaaaccgtgcgtgcgcacaggtgcaagcaattttccctttataaatcacactctgCCTGAAAGCTTGCGcaagtgaattctgctgctaGCCCGCCCCCTACACGCCCACATTCTActataaatggtcaatgcaaagcacCTCATGGACATTTCTGCATATAAATGAACCAGCTGATCTCTGCTATTTAAACCTAAATCATGGCAACCGAAAAGACGAGGAAGCGTAATTTTACGGAGACGGAGGTGGAGGTACTTGTTGGTGAGGTGGAGGCTCGCAAAAACATATTATTTGGCGGCCTCGGTAGTGGCATCAGCAACAAACGGAAAACAGAAGAGTGGCAACACGTTGTTGCAGCTGTCAATAGTGTGGGGGTGACGGAGAGGTCCGTgccagacattaaaaaaaagtggtcgGATCTCAAGGTGGAAGCAAAGAGGCCGATGGCTCGCTCCACAACAGAGCGCGCACGAACGTGGACGGAATTGAAGCGCGCCTCCTCTGCGCTTTGCGGGTTCGCAAAAGGCGTGAGGAGCCAGCGTCTCAGGGGATAGCCACTGTCACCTGCAGGTTATGGAGATTAATTcagaacagagactttgttGAGATTTCCACAGTGTATGTTGATACTTACCGAGAAGCCACCCATCCCGCGAagcacctgcctgcagtctattCCCTACACTGCTGTGTGCCAGGATGAATGAATCATGGGTTGACCCAGGCCACCGTGCCACTAAATTTGTCAGAAGCAAGTTTGAGTCGGAAATGACTTGCACGTTAACTGAATGCACATTTTTTCGGTTAACGTAGACAAACTCATTCTGACTTGGAGCCCTTATAGCAACGTGAGTGCAGTCAATCGCGCCGATTACATTTGGGAAACAAGTTgatgctgcaaattgccttttaatgttggCCTGTTCCCCTACAGTGTATGGAAACTTTATGTATCGACTGCTCATTTTTATAATGCCATCCAAAACGGCAGGCATTACATTACTCAGCGATGGCTGAGATATTCCAGACCTAAAATGGAATGTAACAACTTATTGAAACCCACTGAGTGTTGGGCTGGAACATGTCagctta
The sequence above is a segment of the Melanotaenia boesemani isolate fMelBoe1 chromosome 15, fMelBoe1.pri, whole genome shotgun sequence genome. Coding sequences within it:
- the LOC121654067 gene encoding putative nuclease HARBI1 yields the protein MQNFTMDALALLEDYANGRIRMERVFRDHQDFLANDDDWLICRFRFPRAVLLNLCAELGPVLERSTRRNHAIPAHMQVLTTLGILATGSFQRELADRSGISQPSLSNVMPAVLDGIIKMSSRYIKFPYTVGEQANIKRQFAASTCFPNVIGAIDCTHVAIRAPSQNEFVYVNRKNVHSVNVQVISDSNLLLTNLVARWPGSTHDSFILAHSSVGNRLQAGASRDGWLLGDSGYPLRRWLLTPFANPQSAEEARFNSVHVRARSVVLMPLPRPPNNMFLRASTSPTSTSTSVSVKLRFLVFSVAMI